The following proteins are co-located in the Malus sylvestris chromosome 13, drMalSylv7.2, whole genome shotgun sequence genome:
- the LOC126594775 gene encoding uncharacterized protein LOC126594775: MGGPIVLTQLATGLGVLAGAVFVKSVMDQKPMAGPFPRCPRCNGTGRVTCFCSRWSDGDVGCRSCAGSGRTFCSSCGGSGTSRPLPVQISVQRPNPPS; this comes from the coding sequence atgggaggtCCGATCGTGCTGACTCAGCTCGCCACCGGTCTCGGCGTCTTGGCGGGCGCGGTCTTCGTCAAATCGGTCATGGACCAGAAGCCCATGGCCGGCCCCTTCCCGCGCTGTCCCAGGTGCAACGGAACGGGTCGGGTCACCTGCTTCTGCTCGCGCTGGTCCGATGGTGATGTCGGGTGCCGGAGCTGTGCCGGCTCGGGTCGTACGTTTTGTAGCAGCTGTGGTGGGTCGGGTACGAGTCGGCCGCTTCCGGTTCAGATCTCCGTACAGCGCCCCAACCCTCCGTCTTAG
- the LOC126594771 gene encoding chlorophyll a-b binding protein, chloroplastic-like: MASAWATSSAIAAVAVSSRSQKGGSSLAATKASFFGGRKLRVRSFTATTGSSSSFTVRAAAADPDRPLWFPGSTPPPWLDGSLPGDFGFDPLGLSSDPDSLKWNQQAELVHCRWAMLGAAGIFIPEFLTKIGILNTPSWYTAGEQEYFTDTTTLFVVELVLIGWAEGRRWADILKPGSVNTDPIFPNNKLTGTDVGYPGGLWFDPLGWGSGSPEKIKELRTKEIKNGRLAMLAVMGAWFQHIYTGTGPIDNLFAHLADPGHATIFASFSPK, encoded by the exons ATGGCCTCCGCCTGGGCTACCTCTTCCGCCATTGCAGCCGTCGCTGTATCGTCGcg CTCCCAGAAGGGTGGGTCTTCTTTGGCGGCAACTAAGGCTTCTTTCTTTGGTGGGAGGAAGCTGAGAGTGAGAAGCTTCACAGCCACCACAGGATCATCGTCATCTTTTACAGTACGTGCGGCTGCTGCTGACCCTGATAGACCTCTGTGGTTTCCAGGAAGCACCCCTCCCCCATGGCTCGATGGAAG CCTGCCAGGAGACTTCGGCTTCGATCCTCTTGGTCTTT CATCTGACCCAGACAGCCTGAAATGGAACCAGCAAGCAGAGCTTGTACACTGCAGATGGGCAATGCTCGGCGCAGCCGGAATCTTCATCCCCGAATTCTTGACCAAAATCGGCATTCTAAACACCCCCTCATGGTACACAGCCGGAGAGCAAGAGTACTTCACAGACACCACCACTCTCTTCGTCGTTGAGCTTGTTTTGATCGGGTGGGCCGAGGGGAGGAGATGGGCCGACATCCTCAAGCCCGGCTCCGTTAACACCGACCCAATCTTCCCCAACAACAAGCTCACCGGGACAGATGTAGGGTACCCGGGAGGGCTCTGGTTCGACCCACTTGGATGGGGAAGCGGCTCGCCTGAGAAGATCAAGGAGTTGAGGACAAAGGAGATTAAGAACGGAAGGCTAGCTATGTTGGCTGTGATGGGGGCTTGGTTTCAACACATTTACACTGGGACTGGCCCCATCGACAACCTCTTCGCTCACCTCGCTGATCCCGGCCATGCCACCATTTTCGCT TCTTTCTCCCCCAAGTGA